The Huiozyma naganishii CBS 8797 chromosome 3, complete genome genome contains a region encoding:
- the KNAG0C01240 gene encoding uncharacterized protein, producing the protein MYLLYVHKWPTGRYTEKTAASNVVTSLGPKLVIISKFVNLNTRSVRPATHSSLRNEEERIEGKVPKKRTQCLKTTRPCVRRSNQDRHRDRRPAQCSKPTPSLEDSQRHSSVGWTPLPRKRPHAGHARFPKGHLSMSCYFRIGTRSRKTRSDNLSLVVVFSFLVTTSWPCCQQLQNFPPHPSWSPARQIGGQRTHLHILHIYRHRYFDIISVSSLFVFLCKRL; encoded by the coding sequence ATGTATCTGTTGTATGTACACAAATGGCCTACCGGAAGGTATACGGAAAAGACAGCAGCCAGCAACGTCGTCACCTCACTCGGACCCAAGCTGGTTATTATCTCCAAATTTGTAAACCTGAACACGAGATCCGTCCGTCCCGCAACCCACTCCTCCCTGagaaacgaagaagaacgaatTGAGGGAAAGGTACCCAAGAAAAGGACTCAGTGTCTCAAAACCACCAGACCGTGCGTGCGCAGATCTAATCAAGACAGACATAGAGACAGGAGACCAGCCCAGTGTAGTAAACCAACACCCAGCCTTGAGGATTCGCAGAGACATAGTTCCGTCGGGTGGACCCCACTACCCCGGAAGCGGCCCCACGCAGGACATGCACGGTTCCCGAAGGGGCATTTGTCCATGTCCTGCTATTTCCGCATCGGGACACGAAGCAGGAAAACGCGGAGTGACAACTTgtctcttgttgttgttttttctttcctgGTCACAACGTCTTGGCCTTGTTGTCAACAGTTGCAAAACTTCCCTCCCCACCCTTCTTGGTCACCAGCAAGACAGATAGGGGGTCAACGTACGCACCTACATATActacatatatatagacATAGATATTTTGATATAATATCTGTTTCCAGTTTGTTCGTTTTTCTGTGCAAGCGGTTGTAG
- the GLG1 gene encoding glycogenin glucosyltransferase GLG1 (similar to Saccharomyces cerevisiae GLG2 (YJL137C) and GLG1 (YKR058W); ancestral locus Anc_1.212) produces MVKNHIAIATLLYSPDYLPGVLTLGYRLNTILQEAVDFPKVSTCLFVTEAVYNDALTDLSRNILHSLYDDVVHIKHLDGNSEIIANNDYNLQLLKRPELAYALIKARLWEQIQYGQILYLDADTLPLNAGLLDVFTLTDDQTALEIGASPDIGWPDMFNSGVMTIVPHETVAKDLQKFILSETSIDGADQGILNQYFNRNCRDWKREPNNPRQWIVLPFLYNVTTPNVGYQCPPAMRYFKNQIKLIHFIGKSKPWKALTNKTFVSNEYTNWWFSIYNEMCTKYTIGNCFSAVQERPGEEQCPQPEEEYYEQDEIPQQYSSPVKATDDGDKHEPECAQEMEGKPFVEEESRSEEEKPRTPVFIPLDFKEWLTTFIKKEDFGTSEEQHVTPPDATETHHLEQDIQALSLDESTQEEPCIEEDKPAQSHEQAHKTEDTSAGEATQDQPDQTMEEATQDQPDQTMEEATPEATKEPVTHSNFRFDWESSKYLKKVERIFPDDIFEYEVDEAEHVPEPKHVTISDDNLNDCLDEEIADYCLRDYIDIGHDEDNSEEQHKRKLVEPGAIHDKKDVEEQVLEEKQSRFQ; encoded by the coding sequence ATGGTGAAGAATCATATTGCCATTGCAACACTTTTGTACTCGCCAGACTATTTGCCCGGTGTACTGACGCTAGGTTACAGACTGAACACCATTTTGCAAGAAGCTGTTGACTTCCCCAAAGTTTCAACATGTTTGTTCGTCACGGAAGCGGTGTATAACGACGCGCTGACGGACTTGTCCAGGAATATCCTACACTCGCTCTATGATGACGTTGTACACATCAAGCACTTGGATGGCAACTCAGAGATCATCGCTAATAATGACTATAACTTGCAGTTGCTGAAGAGACCAGAGCTGGCTTACGCACTCATTAAGGCGAGACTGTGGGAACAGATACAGTATGGCCAAATATTGTACTTGGATGCAGACACACTCCCACTCAACGCGGGGCTTTTGGATGTTTTCACTTTGACTGACGACCAAACGGCATTGGAGATTGGCGCATCCCCGGATATCGGCTGGCCTGATATGTTTAACAGTGGTGTGATGACAATCGTCCCGCACGAGACTGTAGCCAAGGATTTGCAGAAATTTATTTTATCGGAGACTTCTATTGATGGGGCCGATCAAGGTATACTAAATCAGTAtttcaacagaaactgCAGGGATTGGAAGAGGGAACCTAATAACCCAAGGCAGTGGATAGTGCTGCCCTTCCTTTACAATGTAACAACACCAAACGTAGGTTATCAATGCCCACCGGCTATGAGATACTTCAAGAACCAGATCAAATTGATCCATTTCATCGGTAAGAGCAAGCCTTGGAAGGCACTGACGAATAAAACTTTTGTTTCAAACGAATACACTAACTGGTGGTTCTCAATCTATAACGAGATGTGTACGAAGTACACTATTGGGAACTGCTTCAGTGCTGTACAAGAAAGACCCGGGGAGGAACAGTGCCCTCAACCGGAGGAAGAATATTACGAACAAGATGAAATCCCACAGCAGTACAGTTCACCTGTAAAAGCAACCGATGACGGCGATAAACATGAACCAGAATGTGCTCAGGAAATGGAAGGGAAACCATTTGTGGAGGAAGAGAGTAGAAGcgaggaagaaaaaccaCGTACGCCGGTATTTATACCTTtggatttcaaagaatggCTAACGACGTTCATCAAGAAGGAAGATTTTGGCACTTCAGAGGAGCAGCACGTCACACCACCAGATGCCACTGAAACACACCATTTGGAGCAAGATATTCAAGCCTTGTCACTGGATGAGTCAACGCAAGAAGAACCATGCATAGAAGAGGACAAACCAGCACAGTCGCATGAACAGGCACATAAAACGGAGGACACATCTGCTGGAGAAGCGACACAGGACCAGCCAGATCAAACAATGGAAGAAGCGACACAGGACCAGCCAGATCAAACAATGGAAGAAGCAACACCCGAGGCTACCAAGGAACCAGTAACTCATTCAAACTTCAGATTTGACTGGGAAAGTTcaaagtacttgaagaaagtggaaagGATATTCCCAGATGATATCTTCGAATACGAAGTTGATGAAGCCGAACATGTACCTGAACCAAAACATGTCACTATAAGCGATGACAACCTAAATGACTGCCTCGATGAGGAAATTGCCGACTACTGTCTGCGAGATTACATAGACATCGGGCACGATGAAGACAACTCGGAAGAACAACACAAACGCAAATTGGTTGAGCCGGGTGCGATACATGATAAAAAGGACGTAGAGGAACAGGTACTAGAGGAGAAACAAAGTAGATTCCAGTAA
- the RHO4 gene encoding Rho family GTPase RHO4 (similar to Saccharomyces cerevisiae RHO4 (YKR055W); ancestral locus Anc_1.215), whose product MTVLATLKVEDEEQRSLNRTVSSGSRVTPTLGRQHASSSASSLDFAKLRTGHGVNHPFARTLSTVTSYEQMKRDNRLADYHLKIVVVGDGTVGKTSLLMSYVQKTFPTEYVPTVFENYVTTIEGPQDKCIELALWDTAGQEEYNRLRPLSYTNVDILMICYAVDNRNSFKNAEDIWYPEVKHFCSGTPKILVGLKSDLYAGEHINEMVEPKEGDLLAEKIGAVLHLQCSAKLRDNIDELFDAAIDILLADELYTTKEPSSLLRNPFKKSGTFSPYNKTGSASNGQNRSIKVRKHKCSIF is encoded by the coding sequence ATGACTGTCCTGGCCACTCTGAAGgttgaggatgaggagcaGAGAAGTTTGAATCGAACAGTATCGAGTGGTTCTAGGGTCACACCCACCTTGGGAAGGCAACATGCATCGTCATCGGCTAGTAGTTTGGACTTTGCTAAATTAAGGACTGGCCATGGTGTTAATCACCCGTTTGCTAGAACGCTGTCCACGGTAACAAGCTATGAACAAATGAAACGAGATAATAGGTTGGCTGACTACCATCTCAaaattgttgttgtcggTGATGGCACAGTGGGTAAGACCTCTCTACTCATGTCGTACGTTCAAAAAACATTTCCAACAGAATATGTCCCAACAGTGTTTGAAAACTACGTTACGACTATTGAAGGGCCTCAGGACAAATGTATTGAACTGGCGTTGTGGGATACCGCCGGACAAGAGGAGTACAACAGGCTCCGCCCGTTATCCTACACAAATGTTGATATTTTGATGATTTGCTACGCTGTCGACAATAGaaactcgttcaaaaaTGCAGAAGATATTTGGTACCCAGAGGTAAAACATTTTTGTTCAGGGACCCCCAAGATTTTGGTTGGCCTTAAATCCGATCTTTACGCCGGTGAACATATTAACGAAATGGTGGAACCTAAAGAGGGGGACCTACTTGCTGAGAAGATAGGTGCAGTGTTGCATTTGCAGTGCTCTGCCAAACTCAGAGATAACATAGATGAACTGTTCGACGCTGCCATAGATATTTTACTAGCAGACGAACTATACACAACAAAAGAGCCATCTTCTCTGTTACGAAATCCATTTAAGAAAAGTGGGACATTTTCGCCGTATAATAAGACGGGTTCAGCATCTAACGGTCAAAACAGATCAATAAAGGTGAGGAAACATAAGTGTTCGATTTTTTAA
- the TRM2 gene encoding tRNA (uracil(54)-C(5))-methyltransferase (similar to Saccharomyces cerevisiae TRM2 (YKR056W); ancestral locus Anc_1.214), producing the protein MFQLLRRNWYKAQVCLRGTKISHTTNSILMSSESPNDTKRPSSAILVNPPKQKKQKLKRYKQKKVDVTSPLGILQLEIDELLKENSLARENVCNDIKTILNDKTNEIRDKYHREVSNVKVQKLTSNGDGLALIDNPVETTKKQIVIIPFGLPGDLVNVKVFKTHPYYVESDLLDVLENSPLRHNELIRDKYFGKYSGSQFEFLTYEDQLKIKQTTVANAYKFFAPRLVSEGLLPEIGTTVASPLKYNYRTKITPHFDMPRRATTLEVRPPLGFGQKGRPKWRKETLEVGGTAPILDIDRCELATDILNIGLTNERRKFDVEFKKYKKGATILLRENTVILDPKVPTEEQLGEGSRDINGKVSYIEVADEEHGVALAKTCVTNSTQIVTEYVDGYVFNFSAGEFFQNNDSILPIVTKYVRDNLQIPNSSSHDPNYLVDAYCGSGLFSVCSSKGVTKVIGVEISADSVSFAEKNAKANNVENCRFIVGKAEKLFESIDIPSDRTSVILDPPRKGCDEIFMKQLSEFHPARIVYISCNVHSQARDLEYFLKETENGKDYKVESLRGFDFFPQTHHVESVCVLSRV; encoded by the coding sequence ATGTTTCAATTGCTACGACGGAACTGGTACAAAGCACAAGTTTGTCTACGGGGAACAAAGATTAGTCATACCACCAACAGCATATTGATGTCTTCAGAAAGCCCGAACGATACCAAGAGGCCTTCCTCCGCTATTCTTGTGAATCCACCaaagcaaaagaaacagaaacttAAGAGGTACAAACAGAAAAAGGTAGATGTTACTTCCCCTTTAGGTATTTTGCAACTTGAAATTGACGAATTATTGAAGGAAAACAGTTTGGCAAGAGAAAATGTATGCAACGATATTAAGACTATATTGAACGACAAGACAAACGAGATCAGGGACAAATATCACCGCGAAGTCTCCAACGTCAAGGTACAGAAACTTACTTCCAATGGCGATGGTTTGGCTCTTATTGATAATCCTGTCGAAACCACTAAGAAACAAATTGTTATTATTCCATTTGGGTTGCCAGGTGACCTTGTTAACgtcaaagttttcaaaacaCATCCTTACTATGTAGAGAGTGATTTGTTAGacgttttggaaaactccCCTCTGAGACACAATGAACTAATAAGAGATAAATATTTTGGGAAGTACTCCGGCAGTCAGTTTGAATTCTTAACCTATGAGGACCAACTAAAGATCAAGCAAACCACTGTTGCTAATGCTTACAAATTTTTTGCACCACGGTTAGTATCCGAGGGATTGCTACCTGAAATTGGTACCACTGTTGCATCCCCACTAAAATACAATTATAGAACCAAAATCACACCTCATTTTGACATGCCGAGAAGGGCCACGACCTTAGAGGTGAGGCCGCCATTAGGTTTTGGTCAGAAGGGCCGGCCCAAATGGAGGAAAGAAACATTGGAAGTTGGTGGAACAGCTCCAATATTGGACATTGATAGGTGTGAACTAGCTActgatattttgaacatCGGTCTAACTAatgaaagaagaaaatttgatgtagagttcaagaaatacaAGAAGGGAGCAACCATATTGTTGAGGGAAAACACTGTGATTTTAGATCCGAAAGTCCCAACAGAGGAACAGTTGGGGGAAGGGTCGAGAGATATCAATGGTAAAGTCAGCTACATTGAAGTTGCGGACGAGGAGCATGGAGTTGCACTAGCGAAAACGTGTGTCACCAACAGCACGCAGATAGTGACGGAATATGTTGACGGGTACGTGTTCAACTTCAGTGCCGGTGaattcttccaaaacaATGACTCAATTCTACCCATTGTGACGAAATATGTGAGAGATAACCTGCAAATCCCTAACTCTAGTTCCCATGATCCGAATTATTTGGTAGATGCTTATTGTGGCTCTGGGTTATTCAGTGTTTGTAGTTCTAAAGGGGTTACAAAAGTCATTGGTGTTGAAATTTCCGCTGATAGTGTATCCTTTGCCGAGAAAAATGCCAAGGCAAACAATGTCGAAAATTGTCGGTTTATAGTCGGGAAAGCAGAAAAGCTGTTTGAGTCTATTGATATACCAAGCGACAGAACTTCTGTGATTTTGGATCCTCCCAGGAAAGGTTGTGATGAGATTTTCATGAAGCAACTATCGGAGTTCCACCCAGCAAGGATTGTTTACATCTCTTGTAACGTTCATTCTCAAGCTCGTGATCTTGAatatttcttgaaagaGACTGAAAATGGCAAGGATTACAAAGTGGAGAGTTTGAGAggatttgattttttcccaCAGACGCATCACGTTGAGAGTGTCTGTGTCTTGTCTAGAGTGTAG